A DNA window from Actinomadura luzonensis contains the following coding sequences:
- a CDS encoding ATP-binding protein: MMAGKWQAGNLPPELTSLIGRRGELDQIRRACRRSRLVTLTGVGGVGKSRLALRVAAALRPEFGGGAWLVELSPLDDGTLVPHAIAEALRLTDQTTRPMTEVLAEHLAGREVLLVLDTCEHLVADCATTVETLLAAVPGLRVLATSRRPLEVPGELVYVVEPLPVPDATGAGSRDAVALLAERAAEALPGFEVDERNEAAVVRLCRRLEGLPLAIELAAARLRDYPVEHLADRLDDRFAALDDEAPGTGQGGADPPWHRALRTAVGWSHELCEPAERLLWARLSVFAGDFGAEAVREVCADERLPEQDIGLLLDALADESILTWMPTGAGERYRMLDTLREYGAGWLRDLGEQERFRRRHRDHFRAMAARGAAGWLGPGQMSWYDRMVGEHDNLRAALETSLAAQDGPAAVELAGTLAFFWYGCGYAKEGRHYLAQALDLHCPPGPALVQALWADGLLAATQGDAAGAEARAAWCAAVAGADDPYARQCVKALRSAAGVIRGDLLQTMAESEEAHLTRWSGEELTIAGLLALLCRAHALTVDGVIDEAIAVLDDLRALCDQRSELSMRSHGDLLRGQAELCRGRLGAAVVYAQAALRVKRRLHDSFGIGLTVDLLALAAGAAGRAQRAARLLGLAQRIWSTHGQAQANVPAWVEARRECERQARDTLGDNAYHVAFRTGYDSDIDAGIAYALEPEGEGLPNGGPVL, translated from the coding sequence ATGATGGCGGGTAAGTGGCAGGCAGGCAACCTCCCCCCGGAGCTGACCAGCCTGATCGGACGCCGCGGCGAGCTCGACCAGATCCGCCGGGCCTGCCGCCGCTCGCGCCTGGTGACCCTCACCGGCGTGGGCGGGGTCGGCAAGTCCCGGCTGGCGCTGCGCGTCGCGGCCGCCCTGCGGCCGGAGTTCGGCGGCGGGGCCTGGCTGGTCGAGCTGTCGCCGCTGGACGACGGCACGCTCGTGCCGCACGCCATCGCCGAGGCGCTCCGCCTCACCGACCAGACCACCCGGCCGATGACCGAGGTCCTGGCCGAGCACCTGGCCGGCCGCGAGGTGCTGCTCGTCCTCGACACCTGCGAGCACCTCGTGGCCGACTGCGCCACCACCGTGGAGACCCTGCTGGCGGCCGTGCCCGGCCTGCGCGTGCTGGCCACCAGCAGGCGTCCCCTGGAGGTTCCCGGCGAGCTGGTCTACGTCGTGGAGCCGCTGCCCGTCCCCGACGCCACCGGGGCCGGCAGCCGCGACGCCGTCGCCCTGCTGGCCGAGCGCGCCGCCGAGGCGCTGCCCGGCTTCGAGGTCGACGAGCGCAACGAGGCGGCCGTCGTGCGGCTGTGCCGCCGGCTGGAGGGCCTGCCGCTGGCGATCGAGCTGGCCGCCGCCCGGCTGCGCGACTACCCGGTCGAGCATCTGGCCGACCGGCTCGACGACCGGTTCGCCGCGCTCGACGACGAGGCGCCGGGCACCGGCCAGGGCGGCGCCGACCCGCCCTGGCACCGGGCGCTGCGCACCGCCGTCGGGTGGAGCCACGAGCTGTGCGAGCCCGCCGAGCGCCTGCTGTGGGCGCGCCTGTCGGTCTTCGCCGGCGACTTCGGCGCCGAGGCCGTGCGCGAGGTCTGCGCCGACGAGCGGCTGCCCGAGCAGGACATCGGGCTGCTGCTCGACGCCCTCGCCGACGAGTCCATCCTCACCTGGATGCCCACCGGCGCGGGCGAGCGCTACCGCATGCTCGACACGCTGCGCGAGTACGGCGCCGGCTGGCTGCGCGACCTCGGCGAGCAGGAGCGCTTCCGCCGCCGCCACCGCGACCACTTCCGCGCGATGGCCGCGCGCGGCGCCGCCGGCTGGCTCGGCCCCGGCCAGATGTCCTGGTACGACCGCATGGTCGGCGAGCACGACAACCTGCGCGCCGCGCTGGAGACCTCCCTGGCCGCCCAGGACGGCCCGGCGGCGGTCGAGCTGGCCGGCACGCTCGCCTTCTTCTGGTACGGCTGCGGCTACGCCAAGGAGGGCCGCCACTACCTCGCCCAGGCGCTCGACCTGCACTGCCCGCCGGGGCCAGCGCTCGTCCAGGCGCTCTGGGCCGACGGCCTGCTGGCCGCCACGCAGGGCGACGCGGCCGGCGCGGAGGCCAGGGCCGCCTGGTGCGCGGCCGTCGCCGGCGCGGACGACCCGTACGCGCGGCAGTGCGTCAAGGCGCTGCGGTCGGCGGCCGGCGTCATCCGCGGCGACCTGCTGCAGACCATGGCCGAGTCGGAGGAGGCGCACCTCACGCGCTGGAGCGGCGAGGAGCTGACCATCGCCGGGCTGCTGGCGCTGCTGTGCCGGGCCCACGCGCTCACCGTCGACGGCGTGATCGACGAGGCCATCGCCGTCCTCGACGACCTGCGCGCGCTGTGCGACCAGCGCAGCGAGCTGTCCATGCGCTCCCACGGCGACCTGCTGCGCGGCCAGGCCGAGCTGTGCAGGGGGCGGCTCGGCGCGGCGGTCGTCTACGCCCAGGCCGCGCTGCGCGTCAAGCGGCGGCTGCACGACAGCTTCGGCATCGGGCTGACCGTCGACCTGCTGGCGCTGGCGGCCGGCGCGGCCGGGCGGGCGCAGCGGGCGGCCCGGCTGCTCGGGCTGGCCCAGCGCATCTGGAGCACCCACGGCCAGGCCCAGGCCAACGTGCCCGCCTGGGTGGAGGCCCGGCGCGAGTGCGAGCGGCAGGCCCGCGACACCCTCGGCGACAACGCCTACCACGTCGCCTTCCGCACCGGCTACGACAGCGACATCGACGCCGGCATCGCCTACGCGCTGGAGCCGGAGGGGGAGGGACTGCCCAACGGCGGGCCCGTCCTGTGA
- a CDS encoding cytochrome P450 family protein: MQTPPLDLPVPGERCSRTISRYRDQAGPVVPVKLPGGVDAWLVTSYEAISEILAHDDTHYSKNPKNFPALHDGTIPAGWPMRQLIEGDHLLNKDGGDHRRLRGLIARGFTPARVQALAPRVAELAEELLARMPAAGEPVDLVRHFAEPLPVIVICELFGVPEEDREEIRTQARLLVSHDTAPDDAARAGARLLGHLAGHIERRRREPADDLTSALIRAQDEDGDRLSDTEMLWILWLMILAGHETTVHLIGNSVVALCSHPDQLARARAEGSWERVVEEVMRSRASVVSAVFRYTLREVTIAGVTVPAGQALAIGFGATGTDPARFGAAAGCFDVSRAPETHLGFGRGPHFCVGAPLARLEGRIALAALFRRFPGLRLAVEPGEIAYSPSLITEGPLALPVLLAG; encoded by the coding sequence TTGCAGACCCCTCCGCTCGACCTCCCCGTCCCCGGCGAACGGTGCTCGCGCACCATCAGCCGCTACCGTGACCAGGCCGGGCCCGTCGTGCCCGTCAAGCTGCCCGGCGGCGTCGACGCCTGGCTCGTCACCTCCTACGAAGCCATCAGCGAGATCCTCGCCCACGACGACACCCACTACAGCAAGAACCCGAAGAACTTCCCCGCCCTGCACGACGGCACGATCCCGGCCGGCTGGCCGATGCGCCAGCTCATCGAGGGCGACCACCTGCTCAACAAGGACGGCGGCGACCACCGCCGGCTGCGCGGGCTGATCGCGCGCGGCTTCACCCCGGCCCGCGTCCAGGCGCTCGCGCCGCGCGTCGCGGAGCTGGCCGAGGAGCTGCTGGCCCGGATGCCGGCGGCGGGCGAGCCGGTCGATCTCGTGCGGCACTTCGCCGAGCCGCTGCCGGTCATCGTGATCTGCGAGCTGTTCGGCGTGCCGGAGGAGGACCGCGAGGAGATCCGTACGCAGGCCCGGCTGCTCGTGTCCCACGACACCGCGCCCGACGACGCCGCCCGGGCCGGGGCGCGGCTGCTCGGCCACCTGGCGGGGCACATCGAGCGCCGCCGCCGCGAGCCCGCCGACGACCTCACCTCCGCCCTGATCCGGGCCCAGGACGAGGACGGCGACCGGCTGTCCGACACCGAGATGTTGTGGATCCTGTGGCTGATGATCCTGGCCGGGCACGAGACCACCGTGCACCTGATCGGCAACAGCGTCGTCGCGCTCTGTTCCCACCCCGACCAGCTCGCCAGGGCCCGCGCGGAGGGCTCCTGGGAGCGGGTGGTGGAGGAGGTCATGCGCAGCCGCGCCTCGGTCGTCAGCGCCGTCTTCCGCTACACGCTGCGGGAGGTGACGATCGCCGGGGTCACCGTCCCGGCCGGGCAGGCCCTCGCGATCGGGTTCGGCGCGACCGGCACCGACCCGGCCAGGTTCGGCGCCGCGGCCGGCTGCTTCGACGTCTCCCGCGCGCCCGAGACGCACCTCGGCTTCGGCCGCGGCCCGCACTTCTGCGTGGGCGCGCCGCTGGCCAGGCTGGAGGGCCGGATCGCGCTGGCGGCCCTGTTCCGGCGCTTCCCCGGCCTGCGCCTCGCGGTCGAGCCCGGCGAGATCGCCTACTCGCCGTCGCTCATCACCGAGGGCCCGCTCGCCCTGCCGGTGCTGCTGGCCGGCTGA
- a CDS encoding RidA family protein, with translation MTTYDRIDPSDAPAPQGGYTQALAVAGASRLLFVSGQIPETPDGQVPEGFEAQCRLVWANVLAALRAAGMDVPNLVKVTTYLSDRAHAGTNGAVRREVLGDHRPALTVVVAGIFDPRWLLEIEAVAAA, from the coding sequence ATGACGACCTATGACCGGATCGACCCGTCCGACGCCCCCGCGCCCCAGGGCGGCTACACGCAGGCCCTGGCGGTCGCGGGCGCGTCGCGGTTGTTGTTCGTGAGCGGCCAGATCCCGGAGACGCCGGACGGGCAGGTGCCCGAGGGCTTCGAGGCCCAGTGCCGGCTGGTCTGGGCGAACGTGCTGGCGGCCCTGCGGGCGGCGGGCATGGACGTGCCGAACCTGGTCAAGGTCACGACGTACCTGTCGGACCGCGCCCACGCCGGGACGAACGGCGCGGTGCGCCGGGAGGTGCTGGGGGATCACCGCCCGGCGCTGACCGTGGTCGTGGCCGGCATCTTCGACCCCCGCTGGCTGCTGGAGATCGAGGCCGTGGCCGCCGCCTGA
- a CDS encoding pectinesterase family protein, with amino-acid sequence MRLLLVIPLLLAFAATPPAQARTRTVIVVAADGSGDHPTVQAAVDAVPAGNTRPVTILVRKGTYRQQVVIPADKAYISLVGDTRDPREVVLTSGLSAATPKPDGSGTYGTSGSASYVISAPDFTARNLTFENSYDEAANGPSQAVAVRTTGDRQVYENVRFLGNQDTLYANTASAATTARQYFRDCYVEGDVDVIFGRATAVFDNCVIKSLNRGSADNNGYVTAASTEITNPYGFLIYRSHLVSDAPARSVHLGRPWPAGGSATARGQVLVRESWLGQHVKDAPWTDMSGLSWRDARLSEYRDEGPGAAVNADRPQLTPEQAAGLTPQRYLAGSDGWNPVRRSPARPDPYGVGRQALPAGDGWAAATTGTTGGSAARPENVHVVTTRAQLKAALADPPDNSPRIIYVKGAVDADTDDTGRALTCDDYAVNGYSLPAYLAAYDPAVWGRASVPSGPLEEARKASYAKMAEHVTVTIGSNVTLVGVGRDAALKSFGLRVSNADNVIVRNLTITDTADCFPQWDPTDGAEGNWNASFDNVEVSGSTHVWIDHNTLNDGANPDSGRPLYFGRPHQVHDGLLDVVRGSDLVTLSWNHLSDHDKVMLIGNTDNPARYAEEDKLKVTLHHNWFEGLGQRTPRVRFGQVHVYDNYFTGGPAHGYSIGVGVGSKVHAESNAFDGIPAATVLTVFGGTAITAKDNLVDGAPVDLVAAYNAANGASLGSDAGWTPALVARKDPARALKAIVPAGAGAGRRL; translated from the coding sequence ATGCGACTTCTATTGGTCATCCCCCTGCTGCTGGCCTTCGCGGCCACGCCCCCCGCGCAGGCCCGGACGCGGACGGTGATCGTCGTCGCCGCCGACGGCAGCGGCGACCACCCGACGGTGCAGGCCGCGGTCGACGCCGTCCCCGCCGGGAACACCCGTCCGGTCACCATCCTGGTCCGCAAGGGCACCTACCGGCAGCAGGTCGTCATCCCGGCCGACAAGGCGTACATCTCGCTGGTCGGCGACACCCGCGACCCGCGCGAGGTGGTGCTGACGTCCGGCCTGTCCGCCGCCACCCCGAAGCCGGACGGCTCGGGCACCTACGGCACCTCGGGCAGCGCCTCGTACGTCATCAGCGCCCCCGACTTCACCGCCCGCAACCTCACCTTCGAGAACTCCTACGACGAGGCCGCGAACGGCCCCAGCCAGGCCGTCGCCGTCCGCACCACCGGCGACCGCCAGGTGTACGAGAACGTGCGCTTCCTCGGCAACCAGGACACCCTGTACGCCAACACCGCCTCCGCCGCCACCACCGCCCGCCAGTACTTCCGCGACTGCTACGTCGAGGGCGACGTGGACGTCATCTTCGGCCGGGCCACCGCCGTCTTCGACAACTGCGTGATCAAGTCGCTGAACCGGGGCAGCGCCGACAACAACGGCTACGTCACCGCCGCCAGCACCGAGATCACCAACCCCTACGGCTTCCTCATCTACCGCAGCCACCTGGTCAGCGACGCCCCGGCGCGCAGCGTGCACCTGGGCCGCCCGTGGCCGGCGGGCGGCTCGGCGACCGCGCGCGGCCAGGTGCTGGTGCGCGAGTCGTGGCTGGGCCAGCACGTCAAGGACGCGCCCTGGACCGACATGTCCGGGCTGAGCTGGCGCGACGCCCGCCTGTCGGAGTACCGCGACGAGGGGCCCGGCGCGGCCGTCAACGCCGACCGGCCGCAGCTCACGCCCGAGCAGGCCGCCGGCCTCACCCCGCAGCGGTACCTGGCCGGGTCCGACGGCTGGAACCCGGTGCGCCGCTCCCCCGCGCGCCCCGACCCGTACGGCGTGGGCCGCCAGGCGCTGCCGGCCGGCGACGGCTGGGCCGCGGCCACGACCGGCACCACCGGCGGCTCGGCCGCCCGCCCCGAGAACGTGCACGTGGTCACCACCCGCGCCCAGCTCAAGGCCGCGCTCGCCGACCCGCCCGACAACAGCCCGCGGATCATCTACGTGAAGGGCGCCGTCGACGCCGACACCGACGACACGGGCAGAGCGCTGACCTGCGACGACTACGCGGTGAACGGCTACAGCCTGCCCGCCTACCTGGCCGCCTACGATCCCGCCGTGTGGGGCCGGGCGAGCGTGCCGTCCGGGCCGCTGGAGGAGGCGCGCAAGGCGTCGTACGCGAAGATGGCCGAGCACGTCACGGTCACGATCGGCTCCAACGTCACCCTGGTCGGCGTGGGCCGCGACGCCGCGCTGAAGAGCTTCGGCCTGCGGGTGAGCAACGCCGACAACGTCATTGTGCGCAACCTGACCATCACCGACACCGCCGACTGCTTCCCGCAGTGGGACCCGACCGACGGCGCCGAGGGCAACTGGAACGCCTCGTTCGACAACGTCGAGGTCTCCGGCTCCACGCACGTCTGGATCGATCACAACACGCTCAACGACGGCGCGAACCCGGACTCCGGCCGGCCGCTGTACTTCGGCCGGCCGCACCAGGTGCACGACGGGCTGCTGGACGTCGTGCGCGGCTCCGACCTCGTCACGCTGTCGTGGAACCACCTCAGCGACCACGACAAGGTGATGCTGATCGGCAACACCGACAACCCGGCGCGCTACGCCGAGGAGGACAAGCTCAAGGTCACGCTGCACCACAACTGGTTCGAGGGCCTCGGGCAGCGCACGCCCCGGGTGCGCTTCGGGCAGGTGCACGTCTACGACAACTACTTCACCGGCGGCCCGGCGCACGGCTACAGCATCGGGGTCGGCGTGGGCTCGAAGGTTCACGCCGAGTCGAACGCCTTCGACGGCATCCCGGCGGCCACGGTGCTGACCGTGTTCGGCGGCACGGCCATCACCGCGAAGGACAACCTCGTGGACGGCGCGCCGGTGGACCTGGTGGCGGCCTACAACGCGGCCAACGGGGCCTCGCTGGGCTCCGACGCCGGCTGGACGCCGGCGCTGGTGGCCAGGAAGGACCCCGCGCGGGCGCTCAAGGCGATCGTCCCGGCCGGCGCGGGCGCGGGACGCCGTCTCTAG
- a CDS encoding endo-1,4-beta-xylanase, whose amino-acid sequence MRTLLRALLAAALLCLAPALPAAAADALYDFEDGTAQGWGPRGDGVSVTVTTGAAHGGTSSLLTTGRTATWQGASLAAPFVKGVTYRVSAYARLVTGQPAATVALTVQRTPAGGETTYERVAAATVADGEWVRLAGTYLFTADSADLQLYAESSDATGQFYLDDVVLSPQGDPTREPIASDFEDGTAQDWSPRASAALASSADAAHGGTRSLAVTGRSASWDGPALNVLGRMGKGDKYDLSVWVRLGPDTPSGKLGLSVERHTAGTPSYERVVPPTDVPAGQWVRLAGTYTLAYDVDFLALYLESDTGTFPFYLDDFAMTYVAPKPIQTDIPALKDRVPFTLGSALTRPDTLGVHGELLARHFNGITPGNELKWDATEPREGEFAFADGDALVDFGLQHGMTVRGHTLAWHSQTPAWVFDGADKQTLLKRLENHVRTLVTRYKGKIAVWDVVNEVVDENQPDGLRRSPWYKITGLDFIRTAFRVAHEADPDAKLFVNDYNTEFPRKREALYNLVKRLKAEGVPIDGVGHQLHLNIEQPPASAVEDTIERFATLGVEQQVTELDVSVYTDFVSSYDTIPAELLAEQGHRYKELFDVFRRQAAHLDSVTVWGESDDVSWLNTWPIVRLNAPLLFDRDLQAKPAYWAVADPSRLPPRVRRLEAPAGDVVLDGRRDLQWDLLPDAPIARVGQVSAGFQARTAATGRYVLAEVTDPTVSAADRVTFTVDGVTRVVTRAGGPKAAVRPTATGYRVEALVPKGTDVDVTVRDGSTAVSWTGKVTAAPAVKLTTAAHRAPVLDGVAEPAWRAAPEIRTGTWIQGSSGATAAVRALWSGSTLYVLAQVADPVLSEEPANAWEQDSVEIFVDPGNGKTKGYTDDDGQYRVSFSGRLTVGGTFDAAGVKDNLKAVAKVVPGGYVVEAAIELPTATLRPGALLGFDVQVNDATGAARTAAATWNDATGRGYLDTSHWGVLRLT is encoded by the coding sequence GTGCGCACCCTCCTCCGGGCCCTGCTGGCCGCCGCCCTGTTATGCCTCGCCCCCGCGCTGCCCGCGGCCGCCGCCGACGCCCTCTACGACTTCGAGGACGGCACCGCCCAGGGCTGGGGCCCGCGCGGCGACGGCGTCTCCGTCACCGTGACCACCGGCGCCGCCCACGGCGGGACGAGCTCCCTGCTCACCACCGGGCGCACCGCGACCTGGCAGGGCGCCTCCCTCGCCGCGCCGTTCGTCAAGGGCGTCACCTACCGGGTCAGCGCGTACGCCCGGCTCGTCACCGGGCAGCCCGCCGCCACCGTCGCGCTCACCGTGCAGCGCACCCCGGCCGGGGGCGAGACCACGTACGAGCGGGTCGCCGCCGCCACCGTCGCCGACGGGGAGTGGGTCCGGCTGGCCGGCACGTACCTGTTCACCGCCGACTCCGCCGACCTCCAGCTCTACGCCGAGAGCAGCGACGCCACCGGGCAGTTCTACCTCGACGACGTCGTGCTCAGCCCCCAGGGCGACCCCACGCGCGAGCCGATCGCGAGCGACTTCGAGGACGGCACCGCGCAGGACTGGTCGCCGCGCGCCTCCGCCGCGCTCGCCTCCAGCGCCGACGCCGCGCACGGCGGCACCCGCAGCCTGGCCGTCACCGGCCGCTCGGCCTCCTGGGACGGCCCGGCGCTGAACGTGCTCGGCCGGATGGGCAAGGGCGACAAGTACGACCTGTCGGTATGGGTGCGGCTCGGCCCCGACACCCCCTCGGGCAAGCTCGGCCTGTCCGTCGAGCGGCACACCGCCGGCACGCCCAGCTACGAGCGCGTCGTCCCGCCGACCGACGTGCCGGCCGGCCAGTGGGTACGCCTGGCGGGCACGTACACGCTCGCGTACGACGTGGACTTCCTGGCCCTGTACCTGGAGTCCGACACCGGCACGTTCCCCTTCTACCTGGACGACTTCGCGATGACCTACGTCGCGCCCAAGCCCATCCAGACCGACATCCCCGCGCTGAAGGACCGCGTGCCCTTCACCCTCGGCTCCGCGCTCACCCGCCCCGACACGCTCGGCGTGCACGGCGAGCTGCTGGCCCGCCACTTCAACGGCATCACCCCCGGCAACGAGCTGAAGTGGGACGCCACCGAGCCCCGCGAGGGCGAGTTCGCCTTCGCCGACGGCGACGCCCTCGTGGACTTCGGCCTCCAGCACGGCATGACCGTGCGCGGCCACACCCTCGCCTGGCACAGCCAGACCCCGGCCTGGGTGTTCGACGGGGCCGACAAGCAGACGCTGCTGAAACGCCTGGAGAACCACGTCCGCACGCTCGTCACCCGCTACAAGGGCAAGATCGCCGTCTGGGACGTCGTCAACGAGGTCGTGGACGAGAACCAGCCCGACGGCCTGCGCCGCTCCCCGTGGTACAAGATCACCGGCCTCGACTTCATCCGCACCGCCTTCCGCGTCGCCCACGAGGCCGACCCGGACGCCAAGCTGTTCGTCAACGACTACAACACCGAGTTCCCGCGCAAGCGCGAGGCCCTGTACAACCTGGTCAAGCGGCTCAAGGCCGAGGGCGTGCCGATCGACGGCGTCGGCCACCAGCTCCACCTCAACATCGAGCAGCCGCCCGCCTCCGCCGTCGAGGACACCATCGAGCGCTTCGCCACGCTCGGCGTCGAGCAGCAGGTCACCGAGCTGGACGTCAGCGTCTACACCGACTTCGTCTCCTCCTACGACACCATCCCCGCCGAGCTGCTGGCCGAGCAGGGCCACCGCTACAAGGAGCTGTTCGACGTCTTCCGCCGGCAGGCCGCGCACCTCGACTCGGTGACCGTGTGGGGCGAGTCCGACGACGTGAGCTGGCTCAACACCTGGCCGATCGTCCGGCTCAACGCGCCGCTGCTGTTCGACCGCGACCTGCAGGCCAAGCCCGCCTACTGGGCCGTCGCCGACCCGTCGAGGCTGCCGCCGCGGGTGCGCCGCCTGGAGGCGCCGGCCGGCGACGTCGTCCTCGACGGGCGCCGCGACCTGCAGTGGGACCTGCTGCCCGACGCGCCGATCGCCCGCGTCGGCCAGGTGTCGGCCGGCTTCCAGGCCCGCACCGCCGCGACCGGCAGGTACGTGCTCGCCGAGGTCACCGACCCCACCGTCTCGGCCGCCGACCGGGTGACGTTCACCGTGGACGGCGTCACCCGCGTCGTCACCCGCGCGGGCGGCCCCAAGGCCGCGGTCCGGCCGACCGCGACCGGCTACCGCGTCGAGGCCCTGGTCCCCAAGGGCACCGACGTGGACGTCACCGTACGCGACGGGAGCACCGCCGTCTCCTGGACGGGGAAGGTCACCGCGGCGCCCGCCGTCAAGCTCACCACCGCCGCCCACCGCGCGCCCGTCCTCGACGGCGTCGCCGAGCCCGCCTGGCGGGCCGCGCCGGAGATCCGCACCGGCACCTGGATCCAGGGCTCCTCCGGCGCGACGGCCGCGGTCCGCGCGCTGTGGAGCGGGTCCACGCTGTACGTCCTCGCCCAGGTCGCCGACCCCGTGCTCAGCGAGGAGCCGGCGAACGCCTGGGAGCAGGACTCGGTCGAGATCTTCGTCGACCCCGGCAACGGCAAGACCAAGGGCTACACCGACGACGACGGCCAGTACCGGGTCAGCTTCTCCGGCCGGCTCACCGTCGGCGGCACCTTCGACGCGGCCGGCGTCAAGGACAACCTGAAGGCCGTGGCCAAGGTCGTGCCCGGCGGCTACGTGGTGGAGGCCGCGATCGAGCTGCCCACCGCGACCCTGCGGCCCGGCGCGCTGCTGGGCTTCGACGTGCAGGTCAACGACGCCACCGGCGCGGCCCGCACCGCCGCCGCCACCTGGAACGACGCCACCGGCCGCGGTTACCTCGACACCAGCCACTGGGGGGTGCTGCGGCTGACCTGA
- a CDS encoding C39 family peptidase: protein MRALTVVLSSLLVVSTLAPPAAARPAATGLTDVVFQRADFTAGTAEGTTAGTSAGGGLSFGSAAGTTTYTDALGTKTWEYARWTGPERVIGFPATELVASWTADLPPGSWLQVEARARNAEGLTKWYSLGRWAYAEGDIRRTSVPGQGDDDASVAVDTLVAAAGKQISAYQLRLTLYRTPGSALTPRVRTSGAMASNVPERKSVPVSPGGGAWGVELNVPRRSQNVHVGHYPEWDGGGEAWCSPTSTTMVLGYWGKWPSAQDTAWVDPSDPNPEVDYAARYTYDHAYQGAGNWPFNTAYAGRYGLDGFVTRLRSLTELEQFIKAGIPVITSQSFKKSELPGAGYGTNGHLMVIIGFTASGDVIANDPASPSNDAVRHVYPRADFENVWLRSSSSGGIAYVIHPAGHALPAATPGLPANW from the coding sequence ATGCGCGCGCTGACCGTGGTCCTGTCGTCCCTCCTCGTGGTCTCGACCCTCGCCCCGCCCGCGGCGGCGAGACCGGCCGCGACCGGCCTGACCGACGTCGTCTTCCAGCGGGCCGACTTCACCGCCGGCACGGCGGAGGGCACGACGGCCGGCACCTCGGCGGGCGGCGGGCTGTCGTTCGGCTCGGCCGCCGGCACCACCACCTACACCGACGCGCTCGGCACCAAGACCTGGGAGTACGCCCGCTGGACCGGCCCCGAGCGGGTCATCGGCTTCCCCGCCACCGAGCTGGTCGCCTCCTGGACCGCCGACCTGCCGCCGGGGAGCTGGCTCCAGGTCGAGGCCCGGGCGCGGAACGCCGAGGGGCTGACCAAGTGGTACTCGCTGGGCCGCTGGGCCTACGCCGAGGGCGACATCCGGCGCACGTCGGTGCCCGGGCAGGGCGACGACGACGCGAGCGTGGCCGTCGACACCCTGGTCGCGGCGGCGGGCAAGCAGATCAGCGCCTACCAGCTCCGGCTGACGCTGTACCGGACGCCGGGCTCGGCGCTGACGCCGCGGGTGCGCACGTCCGGCGCGATGGCCTCCAACGTGCCCGAGCGCAAGAGCGTGCCGGTCAGCCCGGGCGGCGGCGCGTGGGGCGTCGAGCTGAACGTGCCGCGCCGCTCGCAGAACGTGCACGTCGGCCACTACCCCGAGTGGGACGGCGGCGGCGAGGCGTGGTGCAGCCCGACCTCCACCACCATGGTGCTCGGCTACTGGGGCAAGTGGCCGAGCGCCCAGGACACCGCGTGGGTGGACCCGTCCGACCCGAACCCCGAGGTCGACTACGCCGCCCGCTACACCTACGACCACGCCTACCAGGGCGCGGGCAACTGGCCGTTCAACACCGCCTACGCCGGCCGGTACGGGCTGGACGGGTTCGTCACCCGGCTGCGCTCGCTGACCGAGCTGGAGCAGTTCATCAAGGCGGGCATCCCGGTCATCACGTCGCAGTCGTTCAAGAAGAGCGAGCTGCCGGGCGCGGGCTACGGCACCAACGGCCACCTGATGGTGATCATCGGTTTCACCGCCTCCGGTGACGTCATCGCCAACGACCCGGCCTCGCCCTCCAACGACGCCGTGCGGCACGTGTACCCGCGCGCCGACTTCGAGAACGTGTGGCTGCGCAGCTCCAGCAGCGGCGGCATCGCCTACGTCATCCACCCGGCCGGCCACGCCCTGCCGGCCGCGACGCCGGGGCTGCCCGCCAACTGGTGA
- a CDS encoding adenylate kinase family protein, with translation MRKYVIMGVQGSGKGTQSTMLAGDLDLVHISVGDIFRWHVKHHTKLGAQVRRLVAAGELVGDDLVESVVRDRLQLHDWNFGFVIDGFPRNRRQAEFFLESYDIDGVIHLDLPDDEVRRRVLARRLCSRCGMDYNLIAHRPEVEGRCDVCGGDLVTREDDTPDALARRLRDYHDKIDPVLELFRRKEYVMTVDARADKLTVQQAIRTRFNLPPYEPAPSADPLRATG, from the coding sequence ATGCGCAAATACGTGATCATGGGGGTGCAGGGCAGCGGCAAGGGCACCCAGAGCACGATGCTCGCGGGCGACCTCGATCTGGTGCACATCAGCGTCGGCGACATCTTCCGCTGGCACGTCAAGCACCACACGAAGCTCGGCGCCCAGGTCCGCCGCCTGGTCGCGGCGGGGGAGCTGGTGGGCGACGACCTCGTGGAGTCCGTCGTCCGCGACCGGCTCCAGCTCCACGACTGGAACTTCGGCTTCGTCATCGACGGCTTCCCGCGCAACCGCCGCCAGGCCGAGTTCTTCCTGGAGAGCTACGACATCGACGGCGTCATCCACCTCGACCTGCCCGACGACGAGGTGCGCCGCCGCGTCCTGGCCCGCCGGCTGTGCTCGCGCTGCGGCATGGACTACAACCTCATCGCCCACCGCCCGGAGGTCGAGGGCCGCTGCGACGTGTGCGGCGGCGACCTGGTGACCCGCGAGGACGACACCCCGGACGCCCTGGCCCGGCGGCTGCGCGACTACCACGACAAGATCGACCCGGTGCTCGAGCTGTTCCGCCGCAAGGAGTACGTGATGACGGTGGACGCCCGCGCCGACAAGCTCACCGTCCAGCAGGCCATCCGCACCCGCTTCAACCTCCCCCCGTACGAGCCCGCCCCGAGCGCCGACCCCCTCCGCGCCACCGGCTGA